The following proteins are encoded in a genomic region of Reichenbachiella sp.:
- a CDS encoding TerB family tellurite resistance protein, giving the protein MLVKLANIDNDFADDERDMILMVGKANGVSEDEINGLLENPEPLPPLSTITDDEKFEYLFNVVQLMKIDKEVFLSEVKYCEEVAVKLGFKKAVIAELSAKVYSDPTIVANKESLKMAVLKYQN; this is encoded by the coding sequence ATGCTAGTTAAGTTAGCAAACATTGACAATGACTTTGCTGACGACGAAAGAGACATGATATTGATGGTGGGCAAAGCAAATGGTGTTTCTGAAGATGAGATTAATGGATTGCTTGAAAATCCAGAACCACTGCCACCATTGAGCACAATTACCGATGACGAGAAATTTGAATATCTCTTCAATGTAGTTCAATTAATGAAAATAGATAAAGAGGTTTTTCTAAGTGAAGTAAAGTATTGTGAGGAAGTAGCCGTGAAGCTTGGATTCAAAAAGGCAGTAATAGCAGAGCTTTCTGCTAAGGTCTATTCCGACCCTACTATTGTGGCGAATAAAGAATCATTGAAAATGGCAGTTTTGAAGTATCAAAATTGA
- a CDS encoding efflux RND transporter permease subunit: MWYKLSQIILKHRLLLILALFGITGFMAYKAQEVKWSFSLANIVPKTDPEMIYFKAFKKEFGEDGNILAIGIKDSAVYQADNFRKLKYMTDELASIKYVKDVLSLPSLKRLVKDKEENRFELENVFTDVPSDQKVLDSLIAYCQSLKFYSGQLLNAENGANMVLVTIENEVMNSKARNTVVGDILQVTEQYKEHTGINLRYAGLPFVRYINTVKIKKELNMFLIFSVMVTGFILFLFFRSFKVVLVALFIIGMIVVWVMGTIALFDFEITLLTGLIPPIIVVIGIPNAVYMLNKYHQEYFNHGDQRKALERIIRKIGIVTLITNFTTAVGFLVLALTDIMVLKEFGIVAGLNILATFVVSLIMIPAVFSYLKPPSSRHLKHLEFVPLDKVLTGLDILVHRHKYYIFAAAAIIVILSGYGISKIEARSYMVDDLPEESQVKQDLKFFEDNFAGVMPLEIIIDTGTKKGVQSLKNLQKIDEFETFLNSLDDVSQPLSVVSFIKATRQAFYNDNPEKYALPNNRDKNFIFRYLKKESDQKGISKAFVDSTGQKIRVSLKIADIGSNKLDVLVNDVIQPKIDEIFGDTKMKVSITGTTLLFIKGNKFLIDNLITSMIIAFFIIALIMALLFKNFKMIILCLIPNIIPLMITGGMMGFAGIPLKPSTALIFSIAFGISVDDSIHFLAKYRQELFANNFFVPVAVSKSLRETGASMIYTSIILFFGFVIFAASEFGGTVALGALTSTTLLMAMLTNLIVLPALLLRFDKGSRDTHSHPLIEKYPEFYDEREDEEIDLDMIEVKESN, from the coding sequence ATGTGGTATAAACTTTCACAAATCATACTTAAGCACAGGCTCTTATTGATCCTTGCACTTTTTGGCATTACAGGCTTCATGGCTTATAAAGCTCAGGAGGTTAAATGGTCATTTAGTCTGGCCAACATTGTCCCCAAAACGGATCCTGAAATGATCTATTTCAAGGCATTCAAGAAGGAATTTGGGGAGGATGGGAACATCCTGGCTATTGGCATCAAGGATAGCGCAGTGTATCAAGCCGACAACTTTCGAAAGTTGAAATACATGACAGACGAGCTGGCAAGCATCAAATATGTAAAGGATGTCTTGAGTTTGCCTAGCCTGAAAAGATTAGTAAAGGACAAAGAAGAAAATCGATTCGAACTTGAAAATGTTTTCACTGATGTGCCCTCAGACCAGAAGGTGCTGGATAGTTTAATTGCCTATTGCCAAAGCTTGAAGTTCTATAGCGGTCAGTTATTAAATGCTGAAAATGGTGCCAATATGGTTTTGGTTACCATTGAGAATGAAGTGATGAATTCCAAGGCACGAAATACTGTGGTGGGTGATATCCTTCAAGTCACCGAACAATACAAAGAACACACCGGTATCAATCTAAGATACGCTGGACTGCCATTTGTGCGATATATCAACACAGTTAAGATTAAGAAGGAGCTCAATATGTTCCTAATCTTTTCAGTAATGGTGACAGGGTTCATTTTGTTCTTGTTTTTCAGATCATTCAAGGTAGTGCTAGTAGCACTTTTTATTATTGGAATGATTGTCGTTTGGGTCATGGGTACAATTGCCCTCTTCGATTTTGAGATTACTTTACTCACCGGGCTTATTCCACCGATCATTGTGGTAATTGGGATTCCCAATGCAGTATATATGCTGAATAAATATCATCAAGAATATTTCAATCATGGTGATCAAAGAAAGGCCCTAGAGAGAATTATTAGGAAAATTGGAATTGTCACATTGATTACCAATTTCACCACAGCGGTTGGATTCTTGGTCCTAGCCCTCACGGATATTATGGTGCTGAAAGAATTTGGTATCGTAGCTGGACTCAATATATTGGCGACATTCGTGGTCAGTCTAATTATGATTCCGGCTGTCTTTTCTTATTTGAAGCCACCATCCAGCAGGCATTTGAAACACCTTGAGTTTGTTCCGTTAGATAAAGTCCTAACCGGACTGGATATATTGGTGCACCGCCACAAATATTACATTTTCGCAGCTGCTGCGATAATCGTGATATTATCTGGTTATGGGATATCAAAGATTGAAGCAAGATCTTATATGGTCGATGATTTACCAGAAGAAAGTCAGGTAAAACAAGATCTAAAGTTTTTTGAGGACAATTTTGCCGGGGTAATGCCTTTGGAAATTATTATCGATACGGGTACGAAAAAAGGCGTTCAAAGCCTAAAAAACCTTCAAAAAATTGATGAGTTTGAGACTTTCCTTAATTCATTGGATGATGTGTCTCAGCCGCTCTCGGTTGTGAGCTTTATCAAGGCAACCAGACAGGCATTTTATAATGACAATCCCGAAAAGTATGCTTTGCCAAATAATCGAGACAAGAATTTCATCTTCAGATATCTGAAAAAAGAGTCAGACCAAAAGGGAATATCAAAGGCATTTGTCGACAGCACAGGACAAAAAATTCGTGTGTCACTCAAGATTGCAGATATAGGTTCAAACAAATTGGATGTCTTGGTCAATGATGTGATCCAACCCAAAATTGACGAAATATTTGGTGATACAAAAATGAAAGTTTCTATCACCGGGACGACATTACTTTTCATCAAAGGCAATAAATTTTTGATCGATAATTTGATCACCAGTATGATCATTGCATTTTTCATTATTGCACTAATCATGGCACTGTTGTTCAAAAATTTCAAAATGATCATTTTGTGTTTAATCCCGAATATTATTCCACTAATGATTACTGGTGGTATGATGGGATTTGCTGGCATTCCTTTAAAACCAAGCACAGCTTTGATCTTTAGTATTGCATTTGGAATTTCTGTGGATGACTCCATCCACTTCTTGGCGAAATACAGACAGGAGCTATTTGCTAATAACTTTTTTGTTCCTGTAGCAGTTAGTAAGAGTCTAAGAGAGACAGGCGCGAGTATGATTTATACATCTATCATTCTCTTCTTCGGGTTTGTGATTTTTGCAGCATCTGAATTTGGCGGTACAGTAGCTTTAGGAGCATTGACGTCAACTACATTATTGATGGCCATGCTGACTAACTTGATTGTGCTGCCGGCGCTTTTGTTAAGGTTTGATAAAGGCAGTAGAGATACTCACAGCCATCCGCTTATTGAGAAATATCCAGAATTCTATGATGAACGAGAGGATGAAGAGATCGATTTGGATATGATCGAAGTAAAAGAATCTAATTAA
- the ileS gene encoding isoleucine--tRNA ligase, with product MSYKEYKNINYAEVADEVLEFWKNNDVFQKSVDEREGAETFVFYEGPPSANGTPGIHHVMARAVKDIFCRYKTLKGYQVKRKGGWDTHGLPVELQVEKELGITKEDIGSKISVEEYNAKCREAVMKFKDQWDDLTEKMGYWVDLDNPYITFEKDYIESLWHLLKKFYDKGLLYKGYTVQPFSPAAGTGLSSHELNQPGTYRDVKDTSVVAQFKVKKSEASAKLFDGEEDLFFLAWTTTPWTLPSNGALVVGKKIKYVKVQTFNQYTFKPISVILAKDLVGKYFSEKAKEIALEDYKEGDKLIPWNIAAEYTGADLLDIRYEQLFPYVTNEDLEANAFRVIPGDYVTTEDGTGIVHAAALFGADDYFVSKAAGVPAVVAKDEKGDDIPLVDKQGKFIPEVTDFAGKYVKEEYYSDEERKADGFKPTDVLIAIHLKEANRAFKVEKYEHSYPHCWRTDKPVLYYPLDSWFIKTTAYKDRLVELNNTINWKPASTGSGRFGNWLENLVDWNLSRSRYWGTPLPIWVTEDRQEQKCIGSIAELEEEVKKSIAAGFMEEELGEDFDLHRPYVDDIVLVSDSGKRMTREPDLIDVWFDSGAMPYAQFHFMGDDPKANTQAEGGLSDVYPADFIAEGVDQTRGWFFTLHAIAVMLFDKVSFKNVIANGLVLDKNGNKMSKRLGNAVNPFETLAKYGPDATRWYMISNANPWDNLKFDIEGVAEVQRRFFGTLYNTYNFFALYANLDNFSFSESEVDNTKKTESDRWIISKLNTLIGQVDEAYNEYEPTKAARMIQDFVIDDMSNWYVRLNRKRFWKGEYNDDKMAAYQSLYTCLKTIAKLAAPIAPFYMDRLYNDLNAVSGHESHDSVHLSNYPLANPDLIDESLEIRMEMAQKISSLVHSLRKKEKLKVRQPLSRIMIPVLNKDTATHVKAVEELILNEVNVKAIEFLDDTSGILVKSIKPNFRKLGKEHGSRMKDISQKIGAFTKEDIAALEANNSFELDLGDQKINLTLEDVEISSQDIPGWLVASENGLTVALDIQLSDELKQEGVARDLVNRIQNLRKDNGLEVQDKIKVQLQSSDELVKASVDSFKDYICQETQANELNLVSDLNGGQALEMDEFEVAVKLEVVK from the coding sequence TTGAGTTACAAAGAATATAAGAATATCAATTACGCTGAGGTAGCAGATGAGGTATTAGAGTTTTGGAAGAATAATGATGTTTTCCAGAAGTCTGTCGACGAAAGAGAAGGCGCGGAAACCTTTGTGTTTTATGAAGGTCCACCATCAGCCAATGGTACACCTGGTATTCACCATGTGATGGCTCGTGCTGTAAAGGATATTTTTTGTAGATACAAAACCCTCAAGGGCTATCAGGTAAAAAGAAAAGGAGGCTGGGATACGCATGGTCTTCCTGTTGAACTTCAGGTTGAAAAAGAACTCGGTATTACCAAAGAAGATATTGGTTCTAAAATCTCCGTAGAAGAGTACAATGCCAAGTGTCGAGAGGCAGTGATGAAATTCAAAGACCAATGGGATGATCTAACTGAGAAGATGGGCTATTGGGTGGATTTGGACAATCCATACATCACTTTCGAAAAAGACTACATCGAAAGCCTTTGGCACTTACTTAAAAAGTTTTACGATAAAGGGCTTTTATACAAGGGCTATACAGTACAACCTTTCTCACCAGCGGCAGGAACAGGATTGAGTTCGCACGAACTGAATCAGCCAGGGACTTACCGCGATGTAAAAGACACGTCAGTTGTAGCTCAATTCAAGGTTAAAAAATCTGAAGCTTCAGCGAAGTTGTTTGATGGTGAGGAAGATTTATTCTTCTTGGCATGGACGACCACACCTTGGACACTGCCTTCGAATGGTGCCTTGGTCGTTGGTAAAAAAATCAAGTATGTGAAAGTGCAAACTTTCAATCAATACACCTTCAAGCCCATTTCTGTAATCCTTGCTAAAGACTTGGTAGGAAAGTACTTTTCTGAAAAGGCGAAAGAAATAGCACTAGAAGATTACAAAGAAGGGGACAAGCTTATTCCATGGAATATAGCGGCAGAATATACAGGTGCAGATTTACTTGATATTCGATACGAGCAACTATTCCCTTACGTGACTAACGAGGATCTGGAGGCCAATGCATTCAGAGTGATCCCTGGTGATTATGTGACCACAGAAGACGGTACGGGTATCGTACATGCAGCAGCCCTTTTTGGAGCAGACGATTACTTTGTTTCGAAAGCAGCAGGAGTGCCAGCTGTGGTAGCGAAGGATGAAAAGGGAGATGATATCCCATTAGTGGATAAGCAGGGTAAATTCATTCCAGAAGTAACAGACTTCGCTGGGAAATATGTGAAGGAAGAATACTATTCAGACGAAGAAAGAAAAGCTGACGGTTTCAAGCCGACAGATGTATTGATCGCGATACACCTAAAAGAGGCTAACAGAGCTTTCAAAGTAGAAAAATACGAACACAGTTACCCGCATTGCTGGAGAACTGACAAGCCGGTTCTATACTATCCGTTGGATTCTTGGTTTATCAAGACCACGGCCTACAAGGATCGTTTGGTGGAGTTGAACAATACCATCAATTGGAAGCCAGCTTCGACAGGTAGTGGCCGATTTGGAAACTGGCTGGAGAATCTAGTGGACTGGAATTTGAGTAGATCAAGATACTGGGGGACTCCATTGCCGATCTGGGTAACGGAAGACAGGCAAGAACAAAAATGTATTGGTTCTATAGCTGAACTTGAAGAGGAAGTGAAAAAATCGATTGCCGCAGGCTTCATGGAGGAAGAGTTGGGTGAAGACTTCGATTTGCACAGGCCATATGTAGACGACATTGTGTTAGTAAGTGATTCTGGAAAAAGAATGACTCGCGAACCAGACTTGATCGATGTTTGGTTTGATTCTGGAGCTATGCCTTATGCACAGTTTCATTTTATGGGAGATGACCCTAAAGCAAATACTCAGGCAGAAGGAGGACTAAGTGATGTGTACCCCGCCGATTTTATTGCAGAAGGAGTGGATCAGACCAGAGGATGGTTCTTTACGCTCCATGCTATTGCAGTGATGCTATTTGACAAAGTGTCGTTTAAAAATGTGATAGCCAACGGTTTGGTGCTTGATAAGAATGGCAACAAAATGTCTAAGCGATTGGGCAATGCGGTGAATCCATTTGAGACATTGGCTAAATATGGGCCGGATGCTACCCGTTGGTACATGATCTCCAATGCCAACCCATGGGACAATTTGAAGTTTGATATTGAGGGTGTAGCCGAGGTGCAGCGGAGATTCTTTGGAACCCTTTATAATACCTACAACTTCTTTGCATTATACGCTAACCTGGACAATTTTAGTTTTAGCGAAAGCGAAGTAGACAATACTAAAAAGACAGAAAGTGATCGTTGGATTATCAGTAAGTTGAACACATTGATCGGTCAGGTAGATGAGGCATACAACGAGTATGAACCTACCAAAGCGGCTCGAATGATTCAAGATTTTGTGATCGATGACATGAGCAACTGGTATGTGCGTCTGAATAGAAAACGATTCTGGAAAGGCGAATACAACGACGATAAAATGGCTGCCTATCAGTCACTTTATACCTGTTTGAAGACCATTGCGAAGTTGGCAGCTCCGATCGCACCATTTTATATGGATCGGTTGTATAATGATTTGAATGCGGTGTCTGGACATGAGTCACACGATTCGGTACATTTATCTAATTATCCATTGGCGAACCCTGATTTGATTGATGAATCTCTTGAAATCAGAATGGAAATGGCTCAGAAGATTTCTTCTTTGGTTCACTCCTTGAGGAAGAAAGAAAAATTGAAAGTTCGCCAGCCATTGTCTAGAATCATGATCCCTGTGCTAAACAAAGACACGGCTACACACGTGAAAGCGGTGGAAGAGCTGATCTTGAATGAGGTGAACGTTAAAGCCATTGAGTTTTTGGATGATACTTCGGGAATTTTGGTTAAATCAATTAAGCCTAATTTCAGAAAGTTAGGAAAAGAGCATGGCTCAAGGATGAAGGACATCTCTCAAAAGATTGGAGCTTTTACCAAAGAGGATATTGCAGCTTTGGAAGCTAACAACAGTTTTGAGTTGGACCTAGGAGACCAAAAAATCAATTTAACCTTAGAAGATGTTGAGATTAGTTCACAGGATATTCCAGGGTGGTTAGTTGCTTCTGAAAATGGATTGACTGTAGCTTTAGACATTCAGTTGTCCGATGAGTTAAAACAAGAAGGAGTAGCTCGAGATTTGGTGAATAGAATTCAGAATTTGAGAAAGGACAATGGACTTGAAGTTCAGGATAAGATCAAAGTTCAGCTACAGAGTTCAGATGAATTGGTGAAAGCTTCTGTCGACTCATTTAAAGATTATATTTGTCAGGAGACACAAGCTAACGAATTGAATCTCGTTTCTGATTTGAATGGAGGTCAGGCATTAGAGATGGATGAATTTGAGGTAGCGGTTAAGCTAGAAGTTGTAAAATAA
- a CDS encoding sigma-70 family RNA polymerase sigma factor, producing the protein MDRDTNRNDWEEEEVMIAKAKTDLRHFEPIYKKYFEVIFRFIHRKTDDENLAADLTSKVFMNAMHSLDKFEFRGVPFGAWLYRIATNETNKHYRDNKKRLLSLEDHKVNLVMTCSDLDDADIEQKQKVLTELISELEDEEVRILELKFFENKNFKEIAYILDKKESAVKMKMYRSLDKLKKRYEKMNERKHD; encoded by the coding sequence TTGGATAGAGATACGAACCGTAATGATTGGGAAGAAGAAGAGGTTATGATCGCTAAGGCGAAGACAGACTTGCGGCATTTCGAACCTATCTACAAAAAGTATTTTGAGGTGATCTTTAGGTTTATCCATAGGAAAACCGATGATGAGAATTTAGCTGCTGATCTCACGTCGAAGGTTTTTATGAATGCCATGCATTCTTTGGACAAGTTTGAATTTAGAGGAGTGCCTTTTGGTGCCTGGCTCTATCGAATTGCTACCAATGAGACGAACAAACACTATAGAGACAATAAAAAACGCCTCTTGAGTTTAGAAGATCACAAAGTGAATCTGGTGATGACTTGTAGTGATCTAGATGATGCGGACATTGAGCAGAAACAAAAGGTATTGACGGAGTTGATAAGTGAGTTGGAAGACGAAGAGGTAAGGATTTTAGAATTGAAGTTTTTTGAAAATAAAAACTTCAAAGAAATAGCATACATCTTAGATAAAAAGGAAAGTGCTGTTAAGATGAAAATGTACCGATCGCTCGATAAATTGAAGAAGCGATATGAAAAAATGAACGAGCGGAAGCATGACTAG
- a CDS encoding 5-formyltetrahydrofolate cyclo-ligase: MSQAPPVVDKKKYRTVYLRKRKMLSAKDFDKKNARLLYHFHRFFESHPCSMIHSFLSIEKNKEVNTWPLIEWLKARGKQIIISKCSTTSNELTHYLFEDYKQLKESKYGIPEPQYGTIVLPKNLDVVLVPLLVFDRNGQRVGYGAGYYDRFLAECSSDCIKVGLSLAPPLDEIPFVEPHDIPLDYCITPLGVYGFNS, from the coding sequence ATGAGTCAGGCACCTCCTGTAGTTGATAAGAAAAAGTACCGCACGGTTTATCTGCGTAAACGAAAGATGTTGAGCGCTAAAGATTTTGATAAAAAAAATGCGCGACTACTCTACCATTTTCATCGATTCTTTGAAAGTCATCCCTGCTCAATGATTCACTCCTTTCTTTCTATTGAAAAAAACAAGGAAGTAAACACCTGGCCATTAATAGAATGGCTCAAGGCTCGAGGCAAACAAATAATTATCTCGAAATGTAGCACAACGAGCAACGAGCTCACTCATTATCTCTTTGAGGATTACAAGCAATTGAAAGAAAGCAAATACGGAATTCCAGAGCCTCAATATGGAACTATAGTTTTACCTAAAAATTTAGATGTGGTGCTTGTACCTCTCCTGGTATTTGATAGAAATGGACAAAGAGTCGGCTATGGCGCCGGGTATTATGATCGATTTTTGGCTGAGTGCTCTTCTGATTGTATAAAAGTTGGGCTTAGTTTAGCTCCGCCATTAGACGAAATTCCATTTGTTGAGCCTCACGATATTCCTTTGGACTATTGTATCACGCCATTGGGAGTCTATGGCTTCAATTCATAA
- a CDS encoding lipoprotein signal peptidase, which yields MKYYKYYLLSLGIILLDQVVKLLVHFNMDMGMPGQIHVIGDFFKLYYLTNPGMAFGMKLGTEYGKLFLTLFRLVAMVGIGYYLYTLINKGVHKGMLICIAMILGGAIGNVIDSTFYGVFLDNAPVGSPTPWFYGQVVDMFYVDIWEGHIPDWIPFMGGKYMSLWPVFNVADASIFVGVFAILIFQKKFFHEEEEEENQDSAVQTETVEVEA from the coding sequence GTGAAGTATTATAAGTATTATTTGTTGAGTTTGGGAATTATCCTTTTGGATCAGGTGGTGAAGCTATTGGTGCACTTCAATATGGACATGGGTATGCCGGGCCAAATTCATGTTATTGGTGACTTCTTCAAACTGTATTACCTCACTAATCCTGGTATGGCATTTGGAATGAAGTTGGGCACCGAATATGGTAAATTATTCTTGACGTTGTTTAGGTTGGTAGCCATGGTTGGTATTGGCTACTACTTATATACTTTGATCAACAAAGGCGTACACAAAGGCATGCTGATTTGTATTGCCATGATTTTAGGCGGTGCCATAGGCAATGTAATAGATAGTACTTTCTACGGTGTGTTCTTGGACAATGCACCTGTAGGGTCACCTACACCATGGTTCTATGGCCAAGTGGTAGATATGTTTTATGTAGACATTTGGGAGGGGCATATTCCTGATTGGATTCCATTTATGGGAGGGAAGTACATGTCACTCTGGCCTGTATTCAATGTAGCTGATGCCTCCATTTTTGTTGGGGTATTTGCTATACTCATCTTTCAGAAGAAGTTCTTTCATGAAGAAGAGGAAGAGGAAAATCAAGACTCTGCTGTTCAAACCGAAACGGTGGAAGTAGAGGCCTAA
- a CDS encoding energy transducer TonB, with translation MELRKNPKIDLERKRSTFFNIGLAISLMLVISAFEWRFYGDGGIVSLVEVDEDFEEIMEIPPTVMPPPPPPIRQPILVPVPNEDDFEEEAEVIIDAEFDETEVIEDLVFDDPIDIEEPEEVFDIVETQPEPLGGLIAFYKHVAKKMKYPNQARRMGVEGKVYVQFVIDKSGKLTDVHAIKGIGAGCDEEAVRVIKNSPDWSPGKQRGRPVKVRMILPITFKLG, from the coding sequence ATGGAATTAAGAAAAAATCCAAAGATCGATTTGGAACGGAAGAGAAGTACCTTTTTCAATATAGGCCTTGCCATTAGTTTGATGCTGGTCATATCTGCTTTTGAATGGCGGTTTTATGGAGATGGGGGAATTGTGAGCCTAGTAGAAGTGGATGAAGACTTTGAGGAAATTATGGAGATTCCACCAACTGTTATGCCTCCTCCGCCCCCTCCAATAAGACAACCCATTTTAGTGCCTGTGCCCAATGAGGATGATTTTGAAGAAGAGGCCGAAGTAATAATCGATGCTGAATTTGATGAAACAGAGGTTATTGAGGATCTTGTTTTTGATGATCCCATTGATATTGAGGAGCCAGAAGAAGTTTTCGATATCGTCGAGACTCAGCCTGAGCCTCTTGGAGGGTTGATAGCTTTTTATAAGCATGTAGCTAAGAAGATGAAATATCCAAACCAAGCACGACGAATGGGTGTAGAAGGGAAGGTTTATGTTCAGTTTGTAATTGATAAGAGTGGTAAGCTAACCGATGTACATGCGATCAAAGGCATTGGCGCTGGGTGCGATGAAGAAGCTGTTCGGGTGATTAAAAATTCTCCGGATTGGTCTCCAGGCAAACAAAGAGGGCGACCAGTGAAAGTCCGAATGATCTTGCCCATCACATTCAAGCTAGGGTAA
- a CDS encoding IS3 family transposase (programmed frameshift), with amino-acid sequence MKDEKRSSLGGKKRTQRDYNMGFKLAVVSEVEKGEMTYKQAQKTYGIQGRSTVLVWLRRYGKLDWSHPKQHFMASPKSKETPAQKIKRLERELSDERLKNEILNMMIDISDKEHGTSIRKKGITQTIWRIREEKHVSLSRSCRLFGISRQAVYQSIQRSKQRAEELSRIKPLVQKVRMQMPRLGTRKLYHSLKGEFDRQNIKVGRDALFNYLRAEHLLIKPKKNYTKTTNSKHWLRKYPNLLKDRKAVRPEEVFVSDITYIKSRERTHYLSLVTDAYSRKIMGYHLSDDMSAEHVVKALKVAVKNRKTTQTLIHHSDRGLQYCSTLYQSELSNHQITPSMTDGYDCYQNALAERVNGILKGEFLIHKCNTGQELKILIKESIDTYNNQRPHLSLNYKTPNFIHEKTCEYQSTGFT; translated from the exons ATGAAAGACGAGAAGCGCAGTTCTTTAGGAGGGAAAAAGCGTACCCAGCGCGACTACAACATGGGCTTTAAACTGGCGGTTGTATCTGAAGTGGAAAAAGGCGAAATGACCTACAAGCAAGCCCAAAAAACTTATGGTATACAAGGAAGGAGTACAGTTTTGGTTTGGTTACGCAGATATGGTAAATTAGACTGGAGTCACCCGAAGCAACACTTTATGGCCTCACCTAAATCAAAAGAGACACCAGCACAGAAGATCAAGCGATTAGAACGTGAATTATCCGATGAGCGATTGAAGAATGAGATTCTTAATATGATGATTGACATCTCAGACAAAGAACACGGAACTTCAATCAGAAAAAAGG GGATTACCCAAACAATCTGGCGCATCCGAGAAGAAAAGCACGTGAGTCTCTCACGTAGCTGTCGACTGTTTGGGATTAGTAGACAGGCGGTTTATCAATCAATACAGAGATCTAAGCAAAGAGCAGAAGAACTCTCCAGGATCAAACCCCTTGTCCAAAAGGTAAGGATGCAAATGCCCCGACTGGGCACGCGGAAGCTGTACCATTCATTGAAAGGTGAATTTGACCGGCAAAACATAAAAGTGGGTAGAGATGCTTTGTTCAACTATTTAAGAGCCGAACACCTGCTCATCAAGCCAAAGAAGAATTATACAAAAACTACCAACAGTAAGCATTGGTTGAGAAAATACCCCAACCTATTGAAGGATCGGAAAGCTGTTCGCCCTGAAGAAGTTTTTGTCAGTGATATTACTTACATCAAAAGCAGGGAGCGAACCCATTACCTCTCTTTGGTCACAGATGCATATAGTAGAAAGATTATGGGCTATCACCTCAGTGATGACATGAGTGCTGAACACGTGGTCAAAGCACTGAAAGTTGCTGTCAAAAACAGAAAAACAACCCAAACGCTTATTCATCATTCCGATAGAGGATTACAATATTGCTCCACTCTTTATCAGTCTGAGCTTAGTAATCATCAAATCACCCCATCTATGACCGATGGGTATGACTGCTATCAAAATGCACTAGCAGAAAGAGTTAATGGTATCCTAAAGGGGGAGTTCCTCATTCATAAATGCAATACTGGCCAAGAATTGAAAATACTGATCAAAGAGTCAATAGATACCTACAACAATCAAAGACCTCATCTAAGTCTCAACTATAAAACACCTAACTTTATACATGAAAAAACCTGTGAATATCAATCCACAGGTTTTACTTAA